A stretch of Desulfobacter hydrogenophilus DNA encodes these proteins:
- a CDS encoding alginate export family protein — MKLKGILLVIGIAIFLYTDCQAGTKDTSAENILTFGVNMRFRYEYMDNFNLNYYGDEPAKGKGTDGFLLGRLRMGMDYRPTKNIHVAVWGQHAQVWDIGFKESDFYNSTFDQENNPYEDEWELYNTYLEVTQILDQPLSMKAGRQIISYGDKRIFGPGQWGNTGKWIWDAVKFSYKLGDGFVDAFYGKTMLHDSDQFSLNHDHGFESYGFYSHFKLPKNLLGIMVEPFFMTKKNDRDTYKGENGQWEDFDSYYLGGRIFRMDLNGWDADFTFIKQEGDLSDDDIDAYGYHALIGYNFKNIVFTPRISLEYSYASGDSDPTDGKKETFDGAFGARDKMFGRMNLFQWKNLKDAQINLEVKLKKGFYLTAEYHQFWLAEKEDAWYLNKNYKDTTGNSGDKIGKEFDIVGRWDLPRGNQIQFGYGHFWPDEFAEKQASDKKADWVFLQWTYNFSYGLI, encoded by the coding sequence TTGAAACTCAAAGGGATATTACTTGTAATTGGTATTGCGATTTTTTTATACACAGATTGCCAGGCTGGCACCAAGGACACTTCGGCTGAAAATATACTGACTTTTGGTGTCAACATGCGCTTTCGGTATGAATATATGGATAATTTTAATTTAAACTACTATGGTGATGAACCAGCAAAAGGGAAAGGAACCGATGGCTTCCTCCTGGGAAGATTACGGATGGGTATGGATTATCGTCCCACAAAAAATATTCATGTGGCTGTCTGGGGGCAACATGCACAGGTCTGGGATATAGGGTTTAAAGAGAGCGATTTTTACAATTCGACCTTTGACCAGGAAAACAATCCATATGAAGATGAATGGGAGCTTTACAATACCTATCTGGAAGTCACACAGATTCTGGATCAGCCACTGAGTATGAAAGCGGGGAGGCAAATCATTTCCTATGGCGACAAAAGGATCTTTGGCCCGGGGCAGTGGGGAAATACTGGCAAATGGATCTGGGATGCCGTCAAATTTTCCTACAAATTGGGCGACGGATTTGTGGATGCCTTTTACGGGAAAACCATGCTTCATGATTCGGACCAATTCAGCCTGAATCACGATCACGGATTTGAAAGTTATGGATTTTACAGTCATTTTAAGCTTCCCAAAAACCTGTTGGGTATTATGGTTGAACCCTTTTTTATGACCAAAAAAAACGATCGGGACACCTATAAAGGTGAAAATGGGCAATGGGAAGATTTTGATTCCTACTATCTGGGGGGCAGAATCTTCAGGATGGATCTTAACGGATGGGACGCTGACTTTACCTTTATAAAGCAGGAGGGGGATCTCTCCGACGATGATATCGACGCTTACGGTTACCATGCGTTGATTGGCTACAATTTTAAAAATATTGTTTTCACACCCCGGATCAGTTTAGAGTATAGCTATGCTTCCGGTGACAGTGATCCCACTGATGGGAAAAAAGAGACGTTTGACGGGGCATTTGGGGCCAGGGACAAGATGTTCGGCCGAATGAATCTGTTTCAATGGAAAAATTTAAAGGATGCCCAGATCAATCTGGAAGTCAAATTAAAAAAAGGCTTTTATTTAACGGCAGAATACCACCAGTTCTGGTTGGCCGAAAAAGAAGATGCCTGGTATCTGAACAAGAACTATAAGGACACGACCGGCAATTCAGGGGATAAAATCGGAAAAGAATTTGATATCGTCGGCAGGTGGGATCTTCCCAGAGGGAATCAAATTCAGTTCGGTTATGGTCATTTCTGGCCGGATGAGTTTGCTGAAAAACAGGCTTCGGATAAAAAGGCTGACTGGGTCTTTTTACAGTGGACCTATAACTTTTCCTATGGGTTGATTTAA
- a CDS encoding tetrathionate reductase family octaheme c-type cytochrome has protein sequence MIQKVLFFISLLMFYSPCYAMEDHSKHMEKNYANGQALTRRCLECHADQGEAFIKTAHWLWKGDAPFLEGRAKGIQLGKINLMNDYUVSIESNWCGCTKCHAGYGWKDENFDFTDMANVDCLVCHDTTGRYSKKKNKCGYPDKGIDLAQIAGSVGPPGRGNCGACHWYGGGGDNFKHGDLSSEFLNPSRSFDVHMGGEDFSCQECHATDQHRIAGSSTTSAVSEGSVSCLDCHDESPHDDASPLLKQLNGHCQSIACQTCHIPTFARKKFTLTSRDFSKGAKENKILEQSENKIVVQGKLGITVKEKALRPTYAWYNGKHHRYLKGDTIKTSGVTALNSPVGSIKDPLARITPYKLVKSRQPMDSENRILIVPHLTGKDGFMATGDWKLAAEKGMKAAKLPFSGKVDFVETVMYWRLNHGVVPKEESLSCLDCHSPSGVMDFKALGYKQDPAGGGARFEK, from the coding sequence ATGATTCAAAAAGTGTTGTTTTTTATTTCTTTACTCATGTTTTACAGCCCATGCTATGCCATGGAGGATCATTCCAAACACATGGAAAAAAATTATGCCAATGGTCAGGCTCTCACCCGTCGATGCCTGGAGTGCCATGCCGATCAGGGTGAGGCCTTTATAAAGACAGCCCACTGGCTGTGGAAGGGGGATGCCCCTTTTTTAGAAGGCCGTGCTAAGGGGATCCAACTTGGCAAAATAAATTTGATGAACGACTACTGAGTGAGCATCGAATCCAATTGGTGCGGGTGCACCAAATGTCATGCCGGTTATGGGTGGAAAGACGAAAATTTTGATTTTACAGATATGGCCAATGTGGACTGCCTGGTGTGCCATGATACCACGGGCCGCTATTCCAAAAAGAAAAATAAGTGCGGTTATCCAGACAAGGGGATTGACCTGGCACAAATCGCTGGGAGCGTCGGTCCTCCGGGGCGGGGGAACTGCGGCGCCTGTCACTGGTATGGTGGCGGTGGGGATAATTTTAAGCATGGGGATCTGAGCAGTGAATTTCTCAATCCTTCCAGATCTTTTGATGTCCACATGGGAGGAGAGGATTTTTCCTGCCAGGAATGCCACGCCACGGATCAGCATCGGATTGCAGGCAGCAGCACGACCTCAGCCGTGAGTGAGGGCAGCGTCTCATGCTTGGATTGCCATGACGAATCACCCCATGATGACGCGTCTCCGCTGTTGAAGCAGTTGAACGGTCACTGTCAATCCATTGCCTGCCAGACCTGCCATATTCCCACCTTTGCACGCAAAAAGTTCACCCTGACATCCAGAGATTTTTCCAAAGGGGCTAAAGAAAATAAGATCCTGGAGCAGAGTGAAAACAAGATCGTGGTGCAGGGGAAATTAGGCATCACCGTAAAAGAGAAGGCGTTGCGTCCAACCTATGCCTGGTACAATGGAAAACACCACAGGTATCTTAAGGGAGACACTATAAAAACAAGTGGCGTCACTGCACTTAATTCCCCGGTGGGCAGTATCAAAGACCCATTGGCAAGGATTACCCCCTACAAGTTGGTAAAAAGCCGGCAGCCCATGGATTCTGAAAATCGAATCCTTATTGTTCCCCATTTAACGGGCAAGGACGGTTTTATGGCCACGGGAGACTGGAAATTGGCAGCGGAAAAGGGCATGAAGGCCGCAAAACTTCCCTTTAGCGGTAAGGTTGACTTTGTTGAGACTGTCATGTACTGGCGTCTGAACCATGGGGTGGTTCCCAAGGAGGAATCGCTGTCCTGCCTGGATTGCCACAGTCCTTCAGGGGTGATGGATTTCAAGGCCCTGGGGTATAAACAGGATCCGGCCGGCGGTGGCGCTCGGTTTGAAAAATAG